In Erigeron canadensis isolate Cc75 chromosome 6, C_canadensis_v1, whole genome shotgun sequence, the following are encoded in one genomic region:
- the LOC122603298 gene encoding RNA-binding protein 42, translated as MSTSNPNQPSPYFPVPFHLQQQPTIPVAAAVPNLPYPPAVPPPDYTVLPNPQFHFHQAQQLFQKDAQTITPEALKSVKAALASSEIQQKAETKKKSVPRKAAGQAWEDPTLAEWPENDFRIFCGDLGNEVNDDVLSKAFSRFPSFNMARVVRDKRTGKTKGYGFVSFANPTDLASALKEMNGKYVGNRPIKLRKSKWQERTDFEALDKQKQRGQKKSKLPKKSVLHK; from the exons ATGTCGACATCGAATCCAAATCAACCCTCTCCATATTTTCCGGTTCCATTCCACCTTCAACAACAACCGACAATTCCGGTTGCGGCGGCTGTCCCCAACCTTCCATATCCTCCGGCTGTTCCACCACCCGATTACACCGTCCTTCCTAATCCTCAATTCCATTTCCACCAG gcgCAACAGCTTTTTCAAAAGGATGCCCAAACGATAACACCCGAAGCTCTCAAGAGTGTCAAAGCAGCTCTTGCAAGCAGTGAAATCCAGCAAAAAGCGGAAACTAAGAAGAAATCCGTTCCTCGCAAAGCTGCCGGTCAAGCTTGGGAGGATCCCACTCTGGCCGAGTGGCCTGAAA ATGATTTTCGTATATTTTGTGGCGATCTTGGGAACGAGGTGAATGATGATGTTCTTTCAAAAGCATTTTCAAGATTTCCTTCCTTTAACATGGCCAGG GTTGTGAGAGATAAGCGGACTGGGAAGACCAAGGGATATGGGTTCGTAAGTTTTGCCAACCCCACCGATCTAGCTAGTGCTCTGAAAGAGATGAATG GCAAGTATGTTGGAAATCGTCCAATAAAACTGCGTAAGAGCAAGTGGCAGGAGAGAACAGATTTCGAGGCCTTAGACAAGCAAAAG CAACGCGGTCAGAAGAAATCAAAGCTCCCCAAGAAGAGTGTCCTTCACAAGTGA
- the LOC122604188 gene encoding putative F-box protein At3g16210: MSSEYIPVEIQTEILKRLPVKPLARFRSVSKPWKRLIDSRDFIVSYGARHPQPHRFLHRNKEENKYFTSFEDHSFVEKEFGSEDPCVVPDLLSRYEGNFVGSSHGLLCLYIIYHEHMSDSWSKLSREMVVVWNPSIKKSVGIPVPYIYHDSRSKAGIRNAFGFGVCPVTFDPIILKNKWMSWGDYGPWRVRVFTLSTGAWSVISTNLPRGSIELRGPQVVIDGFIYWLAKDRLAAENGGSESIMSFDLTAKEFKEVNLTGFLSNRTCSIETISKLRESLVLLEYHREEDVSVCSLWMMMKERGGGVGRLFSKLYNINVPDTKINKLVGFKKTGEVILVTQKSPYGNGNLEIFDPNSEAIDKLGIYARVYSFIMCSYMESLLLLDQLDGFIYSIGN; the protein is encoded by the coding sequence atgtcgTCGGAATATATCCCTGTAGAAATCCAGACGGAAATCTTGAAAAGGCTGCCTGTAAAGCCGTTAGCCCGATTCCGATCGGTCTCAAAACCATGGAAGCGTCTGATCGACAGCCGAGATTTCATTGTTTCTTACGGTGCTCGTCACCCGCAGCCCCATCGTTTCTTACATAGAAATAAAGAAGAGAATAAATATTTCACCTCTTTTGAGGATCATAGTTTTGTCGAAAAAGAATTTGGAAGCGAAGATCCTTGTGTTGTCCCTGATCTCCTTTCAAGGTACGAAGGTAACTTTGTTGGTAGCTCTCACGGTTTGTTGTGCTTATACATAATCTATCACGAACATATGTCTGATTCCTGGTCGAAGTTATCACGCGAGATGGTTGTTGTTTGGAATCCTTCAATAAAGAAATCCGTTGGCATTCCGGTCCCTTATATCTATCATGATTCCCGGAGTAAAGCTGGGATTCGTAATGCTTTTGGTTTTGGGGTTTGTCCTGTCACTTTTGATCCTATTATTCTCAAGAATAAATGGATGTCTTGGGGTGACTATGGCCCTTGGAGAGTTCGAGTTTTTACTTTGAGCACCGGGGCTTGGAGTGTTATATCTACCAATCTGCCTCGCGGATCAATTGAACTTAGAGGGCCTCAGGTTGTTATCGATGGGTTTATTTATTGGCTTGCTAAAGATAGGCTTGCTGCGGAAAATGGTGGATCTGAATCAATCATGTCATTTGATTTGACTGCCAAGGAATTTAAGGAGGTTAATCTCACAGGTTTTTTATCAAACCGGACTTGTAGTATTGAGACTATATCTAAGCTACGGGAGTCTCTTGTTTTGCTTGAATACCATAGAGAGGAAGACGTATCAGTTTGTTCTTTGTGGATGATGATGAAGGAGCGGGGTGGGGGTGTTGGTAGATTGTTTTCAAAGCTATACAACATCAACGTGCCAGATaccaaaattaataaattagtaGGATTTAAAAAGACCGGTGAAGTTATACTAGTAACACAAAAAAGTCCATACGGAAACGGCAATCTTGAGATTTTCGATCCCAACTCAGAAGCCATTGATAAACTTGGGATTTACGCTAGAGTATATTCCTTCATTATGTGTTCTTATATGGAATCACTGCTTTTGCTTGATCAGTTAGATGGTTTTATATATTCGATCGGTAACTAA